The Astyanax mexicanus isolate ESR-SI-001 chromosome 12, AstMex3_surface, whole genome shotgun sequence genome window below encodes:
- the LOC103021710 gene encoding dual specificity protein phosphatase 26 — MSSRTKSSEWRRDSRSYQVEVDFTSPGLAVMEVEKLLFCGRSINSHANEVWPRLYIGDMDFAENRAELRRQNFTHVLNCAHSTRRGAEFYDGMGITYLGIEAHDSPAYDMSVNFNTGAEFIHNALRGRGKILVHCHVGVSRSATVVLAYMMLKQNMTLVEAINTVKEGRGIIPNRGFLRQLIDLHVKLHGYRT, encoded by the exons ATGTCATCCAGGACCAAATCCTCTGAATGGAGGAGAGACTCCCGTTCCTACCAAGTGGAGGTTGATTTCACCTCGCCCGGCTTGGCCGTGATGGAGGTTGAGAAACTTCTCTTCTGCGGAAGATCGATCAACAGCCATGCTAATGAAGTCTGGCCCAGACTTTATATAGGAGACAT GGACTTTGCTGAGAACCGAGCAGAACTGCGCAGGCAGAACTTCACTCATGTCCTGAACTGCGCTCACAGCACCAGGAGAGGGGCTGAGTTTTATGACGGAATGGGCATCACCTACCTGGGCATTGAGGCACACGATTCACCAGCCTACGACATGAGCGTCAACTTCAACACTGGAGCAGAGTTCATTCACAATGCACTCAGAGGAAGGG GTAAAATCCTGGTGCACTGTCACGTTGGAGTTAGCCGCTCAGCCACTGTAGTGTTGGCCTACATGATGCTGAAGCAAAACATGACCCTGGTGGAGGCGATCAACACAGTCAAAGAAGGAAGAGGAATTATTCCCAACCGAGGCTTCCTCAGACAACTTATTGACCTTCATGTTAAACTGCACGGCTACAGAACCTAA